From Bombus huntii isolate Logan2020A chromosome 4, iyBomHunt1.1, whole genome shotgun sequence, one genomic window encodes:
- the LOC126864778 gene encoding sulfotransferase 4A1-like, which yields MALESPKYEYLNEKDTKEMLELFKGERTGFVLVGPKKWFFPYKYTIEGKGFYNFKARPDDTWILSYPRSGTTWTQELIWLLSNDLDFNRARTEFLAERFPFFEFSMFNHSEVTRELIKMNEGDKDKVEFCKKIAEPGYEVLAKLPSKRFIKSHFPFSLLPNILDSGCKIVYVARNPKDVAVSWYYLNIGIKTQGYIGDFPTFWNYFQNNLTYWGPYWEHLKEAWANRNHPNVLFMFYEDMQHDFSKAIKEVAKFLGKTYTEEQLKEVADYLNVKNFRNNQMVNLSELNECGIITKGIFVRKGKSGGWQDIFTEELNAKADKWIEENLRGTDLFFPYFNNINNN from the exons atggCCCTTGAGTCACCGAAATATGAATACTTGAACGAAAAAGATACGAAGGAAATGTTGGAATTATTTAAAGGTGAAAGAACAGGTTTTGTTTTAGTAGGTCCAAAAAAGTGGTTCTTTCCCTATAAATATACGATAGAAGGTAAaggattttataattttaaggCAAGGCCAGACGATACGTGGATTTTATCCTATCCAAGATCAG GAACGACGTGGACTCAAGAATTAATCTGGTTATTGTCAAATGACTTAGATTTTAATAGAGCAAGGACGGAATTCTTGGCAGAACGATTTCCATTTTTTGA ATTTAGTATGTTTAATCATTCAGAGGTAACTCGAGAATTGATAAAGATGAATGAGGGAGATAAAGACAAAgtagaattttgtaaaaagatTGCTGAGCCAGGGTATGAAGTCTTAGCAAAATTGCCTTCAAAGAGATTCATAAAAtcacattttccattttctttgttACCAAATATTTTGGACAGTGGTTGTAAG ATAGTGTACGTTGCAAGAAATCCAAAGGACGTTGCTGTTTCTtggtattatttaaatataggtATTAAAACTCAAGGATACATAGGTGATTTTCCAACATTTTGGAATTACTTTCAGAATAATCTTA CATATTGGGGTCCATATTGGGAACACTTAAAGGAAGCATGGGCAAATAGAAATCATCCAAAcgttttatttatgttttatgAAGATATGCAACAT GATTTTTCAAAAGCAATTAAAGAAGTTGCTAAATTTCTTGGAAAAACTTATACTGAAGAACAATTAAAAGAAGTAGCAGACTATTTAAATGTaaagaattttcgaaataatCAAATGGTGAATTTATCAGAATTAAACGAATGTGGTATTATAACGAAAGGAATATTTGTCAGAAAAGGCAAAAGTGGTGGATGGCAAGATATTTTCACTGAGGAACTTAATGCTAAAGCTGATAAATGgatagaagaaaatttgaGAGGAACTGATCTCTTTTTCCCGtattttaataacattaataataactAG